A genomic window from Candidatus Kouleothrix ribensis includes:
- a CDS encoding pilus assembly protein, giving the protein MLRRIRTKGQALVEFALAATLIFFLLAAAVDIGLIMFTLQGLHNAAQEGASYGSRWLIFDGGARVYNKNAIIDRIRGEAGTKGGIGFINLYDLDDNGVDDRTEHGYTEPNITIEMLADPSTDGDPTVNVSTGAAENVNCPDNSSSIYVCYIRVTVQTNHKMIFPLAPAFGRTVPLKSSYIMPIRDSVSK; this is encoded by the coding sequence ATGCTACGACGTATTCGCACTAAAGGCCAGGCGCTGGTCGAGTTCGCGCTCGCGGCCACGCTGATCTTCTTCCTGCTCGCCGCCGCCGTCGATATCGGCCTGATCATGTTCACGCTGCAGGGCCTGCACAACGCCGCTCAGGAGGGCGCCTCGTACGGCAGCCGCTGGCTGATATTCGATGGCGGCGCGCGCGTGTACAACAAGAATGCGATCATCGATCGCATTCGCGGCGAGGCCGGCACTAAGGGCGGCATCGGCTTCATTAACCTGTACGACCTCGATGACAATGGCGTCGACGATCGCACCGAGCACGGCTACACCGAGCCGAATATCACGATCGAGATGCTGGCCGACCCTTCCACCGACGGCGATCCGACCGTGAATGTCAGCACTGGCGCGGCCGAGAACGTGAATTGCCCCGATAATAGCAGCAGCATATATGTGTGCTACATTCGTGTGACGGTGCAGACTAATCATAAGATGATCTTTCCACTGGCGCCGGCATTTGGCCGCACCGTTCCACTCAAATCTAGCTATATCATGCCGATCCGCGATAGCGTCTCGAAGTAG
- the cpaB gene encoding Flp pilus assembly protein CpaB yields the protein MRRGGRLFLLLGLLVIVIGALAFFVLSQPQLANNDLTPQPTQELKRKIVIARIDIPNNTVLTDTVTFLTTIDIPESEFAAGAGQYFTSPEELLYKQTLRSIAFNERVRKADVTEPGLSIQIPTAPPGQPRVKAITFQVNNLSGVADQIRPGDFVDVLSSFIVKRTYLRPGFNDLGQIVIREEPFEGQTTKTLLQNVQVLQIRKPAPPAEGTPTPGGPASGPPATDASGQPAGEGGAQSPDQTPAPGTENTFQPGSWLLLLAVTDQQAELLKFSIEQGTGITLVLRGRGDSAIENTTGATLDLLVSQYGLPLPQPASLTVSQPSELTPVPTLNAANPAPTASPTPTPTP from the coding sequence ATGAGGCGTGGAGGCCGGCTGTTTCTGTTGCTTGGGCTCTTGGTCATCGTCATCGGCGCGTTAGCATTCTTTGTGCTCTCGCAGCCCCAGCTGGCGAACAATGATCTGACTCCCCAGCCAACCCAAGAATTGAAGCGGAAGATCGTAATCGCGCGCATCGACATTCCAAATAATACTGTTCTGACCGATACGGTCACGTTTCTAACCACCATCGACATCCCAGAGAGTGAGTTCGCGGCCGGCGCGGGCCAGTATTTCACCAGCCCCGAAGAGCTGCTTTACAAGCAGACGCTGCGCTCGATCGCGTTCAACGAGCGTGTTCGCAAAGCCGATGTGACCGAGCCGGGCCTGTCGATCCAGATCCCCACTGCGCCGCCCGGCCAGCCGCGCGTCAAGGCGATCACCTTCCAGGTGAACAATCTGAGCGGTGTGGCCGACCAGATCAGGCCGGGTGATTTTGTCGATGTGCTGTCGTCGTTTATTGTCAAACGCACATACCTGCGCCCAGGCTTCAACGATCTCGGCCAGATCGTGATTCGCGAAGAGCCATTCGAAGGGCAGACGACCAAGACGCTGCTGCAGAATGTGCAGGTGCTGCAGATCCGCAAGCCGGCGCCACCGGCCGAAGGTACGCCCACACCGGGCGGCCCGGCTTCCGGCCCACCGGCAACCGACGCGTCGGGCCAGCCGGCCGGCGAGGGTGGTGCTCAGAGCCCGGATCAAACTCCGGCGCCCGGCACTGAGAATACCTTTCAGCCTGGCTCGTGGCTGCTGTTACTGGCCGTCACCGATCAGCAGGCCGAGCTACTGAAATTCTCGATCGAGCAGGGCACCGGCATAACCCTGGTGCTGCGCGGCCGTGGCGACTCGGCGATCGAGAATACCACCGGCGCCACGCTCGATCTGCTGGTATCGCAGTATGGCCTGCCATTGCCGCAACCGGCCAGCCTGACGGTAAGCCAGCCGAGCGAGCTGACGCCCGTGCCGACGCTGAATGCGGCCAACCCGGCACCGACTGCCAGCCCAACGCCAACGCCAACGCCCTAG